In one Oncorhynchus masou masou isolate Uvic2021 unplaced genomic scaffold, UVic_Omas_1.1 unplaced_scaffold_1594, whole genome shotgun sequence genomic region, the following are encoded:
- the LOC135531470 gene encoding uncharacterized protein LOC135531470, translating into MLRSRTLGNSASQTYSKLCESHSESWMRCCIRYLGECKQFLALGIGRQFTDPPEMPPVPSPVLLLTVYNHDVLSRLDEVKARVTSVFGTILKMDSTKKVTKKLAGTAADTAAWVTNVGNEHGQVLVSVLTAAEGEGLLPMAAGLMERYRLAGVAPPQLMYVDRDCCSSFGGSKTAAMFNDWDQLVVRLDIWHLMGRFASGVTTESHQLYGPFMRQLSACIFEWDAGDVRRLLKAKRSEMERKHGMVGLTEAEREGVDTLGIPLLDSIRIQAIWKEQRRHLHCIQDPPGVQLYTETGKITKGGVMLPVYRCARGSTSLESFHLHLNRFIPGTRANAMHFQAFLLDGLVRWNEDRARAAVEGKNRKPLLSYSGHLQHILNLNSQIVLGKEQVKDYSKPSEYTGELLGVEYLYSQTGRVLQDVSADPDLPEEAAAVEQLDEEDEGFQEEDVDPTVHIPHVPPMSAPSSSSAAPLSGEPADAPRSGPSSPTAPEDGSSPEAPGRHSSPHPDHSSDSEEETKGPDAMPGDQHVRRLARALVGVRNRQGLSDRRVDGLVALWLVLPDFDKQRLIYPARHQERIVQGRFKTTKGKSSIILGKDSLQRLNSGPANWPGTSRLVEAICSQLCQIHPSATQSAGVKKSRWALILADYVGIREAVLNSPRLMAQTNLQLFELNQRTISQWYSRRQKERERMVLQQGMGLAAAPSVTTQPLPAAKPLHFKQEGIRAPFPFPTSPSPPRSHAKPSSKESPPTCPFCQPTWSNNPPHFPAPPQPKDHRRAALHLLQCQGQRLGGGGRGSRRTQRRGQPGREGNVSITSAPNADCRSDGRRATAASAAWRSALLLLGVRTWPSGWRK; encoded by the exons CCGGTGCCCTCACCCGTCTTGCTTCTGACAGTCTACAACCATGACGTGCTATCGCGGCTGGACGAGGTGAAGGCCAGGGTCACCTCCGTCTTTGGGACCATCTTAAAGATGGACTCTACCAAGAAG GTGACTAAAAAGCTTGCGGGTACCGCTGCAGACACGGCCGCCTGGGTTACCAACGTCGGTAACGAGCATGGGCAGGTCCTCGTCAGTGTCCTCACTGCCGCTGAGGGCGAGGGCCTACTCCCCATGGCGGCTGGTCTCATGGAACGGTACCGGCTGGCCGGGGTGGCGCCCCCCCAGCTCATGTACGTGGACCGAGACTGCTGCTCCAGCTTCGGCGGATCAAAGACAGCTGCCATGTTCAATGACTGGGACCAGCTGGTGGTTCGGCTGGACATCTGGCACCTGATGGGGCGGTTCGCGTCAGGCGTCACCACTGAGAGCCACCAGCTCTACGGTCCCTTCATGCGGCAGCTGTCAGCCTGCATCTTTGAGTGGGATGCAGGCGATGTCCGCCGACTGCTGAAGGCCAAGAGGTCTGAGATGGAGAGGAAGCACGGGATGGTCGGCCTCACCGAGGCAGAG CGAGAAGGGGTTGACACCCTGGGCATCCCGTTGCTGGACTCCATCCGCATTCAGGCGATCTGGAAAGAGCAGAGGCGCCACCTCCACTGCATACAGGACCCACCCGGTGTACAGCTGTACACCGAGACCGGCAAAATCACCAAGGGCGGCGTGATGTTGCCGGTTTATCGCTGCGCACGGGGCTCCACATCCTTGGAGTCATTCCACCTCCACCTCAACCGGTTCATCCCAG GTACCAGGGCAAATGCAATGCATTTCCAGGCATTCCTGTTGGATGGACTGGTGAGGTGGAACGAGGACCGTGCGCGGGCAGCAGTGGAGGGAAAGAACAGGAAGCCCCTGCTCTCCTACAGTGGCCACCTGCAGCACATCCTTAACCTTAACAGCCAAATTGTGCTTGGCAAGGAACAGGTTAAGGACTACTCCAAGCCTAGCGAGTACACAG gGGAACTCCTCGGAGTGGAGTACCTGTACTCGCAGACTGGCAGAGTGCTGCAGGATGTCAGCGCGGACCCTGACCTTCCGGAAGAGGCAGCCGCCGTCGAGCAGCTCGACGAGGAGGACGAGGGCTTTCAGGAGGAGGATGTGGACCCGACAGTCCACATCCCCCATGTCCCTCCTATGAGCGCCCCGTCCTCCAGCTCAGCGGCACCTCTGTCAGGGGAACCTGCTGACGCACCCAGGTCTGGGCCATCCAGTCCCACCGCCCCTGAAGACGGAAGCTCTCCTGAGGCCCCTGGTCGACACAGTTCTCCTCACCCTGACCACTCCTCTGATTCAGAG GAGGAGACTAAAGGTCCTGATGCAATGCCAGGCGACCAGCATGTCCGCAGGCTTGCCAGGGCCTTGGTGGGGGTGAGGAACCGTCAGGGGTTGTCGGACCGCAGGGTAGACGGTCTGGTGGCACTGTGGCTGGTGCTGCCAGACTTCGACAAACAGCGCTTGATCTACCCTGCCCGACACCAGGAGAGGATCGTTCAGGGGCGGTTCAAAACAACGAAGGGGAAGTCGTCCATTATCCTAGGAAAAGACTCTCTCCAACG ACTCAACTCGGGCCCTGCAAATTGGCCGGGCACCAGCCGTTTGGTGGAGGCCATTTGCAGTCAGCTCTGTCAAATCCATCCCAGCGCCACGCAGTCTGCCGGTGTCAAGAAGAGCAGGTGGGCGCTCATTCTGGCAGACTACGTGGGCATCAGGGAGGCAGTGCTGAACAGCCCGAGGTTGATGGCCCAGACCAACCTTCAGCTCTTTGAGCTGAATCAAAGGACCATTAGTCAGTG gTATTCCCGGCgtcagaaggagagggagaggatggtgcTGCAGCAGGGAATGGGGCTCGCTGCTGCCCCCAGCGTCACCACCCAGCCCCTCCCTGCAGCCAAGCCCCTCCACTTCAAGCAGGAGGGAATCAGGGCACCCTTCCCTTTCCCTACGTCACCCTCCCCCCCCCGGTCCCACGCCAAACCATCCAGCAAGGAGAGCCCGCCCACGTGCCCATTCTGCCAGCCCACCTGGAGCAACAACCCCCCGCACTTCCCGGCCCCTCCCCAGCCCAAGGACCACAGACGGGCTGCTCTTCACCTCCTCCAGTGTCAAGGACAACggcttggaggaggaggaagaggatcgCGGCGGACACAGAGGAGGGGACAGCCGGGAAGAGAAGGCAACGTGAGCATTACGTCTGCTCCAAATGCGGATTGCCGAAGCGACGGGAGACGGGCCACAGCCGCTTCGGCGGCGTGGCGTTCTGCTCTGTTGCTGCTGGGGGTAAGGACGTGGCCCAGTGGCTGGCGGAAATGA